DNA from Nocardioides seonyuensis:
AGGTCGCAGGCCGCGAGGTGCCGGTAGAGGTCGGGCACGTAGCCACGGACCTTCGCTCCACGGCGCCGGGGGAGCGAGCCGGGGTCGATCCGCGGCCCGCACACCACCAGGAAGCGCAGCTCGGGCACGAGCCGACGAGCCAGGGGTACGGCGTCCAGCACGCGCCGCAGCAGCGTCTCGCCCACGCCGGATCCACCGACGGTCACCAGGCAGACGAGGTCCTCCTCGCCGTAGCCGAGGCTCGCCCTCAGGCGCGCGGACTCCTCCTGGTCCGGCGGCGTGAACCCGGAGACGTAGCCGGAGAACTCGAAGTTGGCCTCGGTCCACTCGCGGATGCCGGGCAGGCCGGGGCCGAAGGACTCCTCGACCACGTCGTCGGGGTTGCCCACGAAGATCGAACGGTCGCGCACCCGGCCGTAGCGCGCGCGCTGCTCGATCATCTCGGCGTTGTGGTCGGCGGTCAGGGCCCTCTCCGCGTCACCCCCGGACGGCATCGGCAGCCAGCCGACGAAGTCGGTCATCCAGGCGAACGCGAACCTCTTGAGCTCGGGGTTCTCGTGCAGGAAGTAGTCGACGTCCCATGCCTCGTCGGCGATGACCAGGTCGTACAGACCTTCCTCGGCGGCCTCCTCGAAGACCATGAAGTTGTTGACGAGGATCTCGTCCATCCGCCGGATCGCCTGGAAGGCGTGCAGGTCGTGCTCGGCGCACTCGTCCTCGATGTGGGCGGACTCGTTGGCCAGCCAGCGCGACGCCGGGTGCACGGTCTCGCCCGCGGCGGCCAGCACGCGCGTGACGGGGTCCTGTGCGAGCCAGTCGACCTGGAGGTCGGGGTGCAGCGCCCGCAGCTCCTGGGCGATGGCGAGATCGCGGCGGGCGTGGCCGAGCCCGATCGGGGAGGAGAGGTAGAGCGCGCGCCTGGGCCGGCGCTGGGCCCGGACCCAGCGCCGGGTGGTGGGCCTGGGGTCGACCATGTCGGTGAACTCCTTGATCAGGTGGTTGACCTGCACCGGCTCCCGGAGCGGCGGGCCGTGGCCGACGCCGTCCAACAGCATGAGATCGCCGCCCGTCAGCGCTGCCAGCTGCTCGCCGACGGCCGGGGGGCGGACCTTGTCCTCGGTGCCGTGCACGACGAGGACCGGGCACGACACCTCCTTGCACAGGGGCTCGAGCGGCGTCGACGCTGCGCCCCGAAGGCCGAGCCTGCCGGCGGTCGTGTCGGCGAGCGTCGTGGCAGAGATGCTGCCGGCCCACGACACGAAGTCCTCGACCTGCTTGGTGGAGTGCGGCTCGTGGAACATCTGCCCGGCGAAGAACCGGACGAAGTCGTCCTTGCCTCCCTCGAGCCAGTAGTGCTCGTTGTACTTGGCCCAGCCCCTCGTGCTCCCCGGACGGGCAGCGAACGCCGACCTCTCGCGTGTCGGGCGGGCCACCGCCAGCCCGCACGACGGTGAGATCGCGACGAGGCCGCTGACCCGGTCGGGGTGACCCGCGGCCACGTGCACCGACCAGGCGACGCTGCAGGAGAAGCCGACCAGCACAGCACGGTCCGTCCCACTGGCATCCAGGACGGCGACCGCGTCGGCGGCGTACTCCTCGTCCGTGTAGTGCTCGGCGCCGATCGGGCGCCCCGACCGGCCCGATCCCCGACCGTCGAACGTGACGACCCGGAAGTGCCGGGCCAGGTAGGGCAGCTGGAGCTTCCACACGCGCGAGTCGATGATCGACCAGGTCGGCAGGAGCAGCACGGTGGGCCCTGCGGCGTCGTGGACGTCGAAGGCGATCTCGACACCGTCGCGCTGGACGACGCCGGAGTGGTCCGGAGGCCGGGGACGGTGCCGCGCCACGCCCGCGCGATCTCCCTCGTGGTGCTCGGCACCCATCCCGGCCTCCTTCCCCGACCCTGGGACCTGCCCGATCGTCCAGTGTCCACCCGCAGCAGCCCTCCCGTCAGGGCCTGATCTCGAAGACCTGGTTGAAGGGGGTCTCCGCGACCCGATCGAAGCGGGTGAAGCCGCCAGCGGTGGTGACGTCCCGGATCCGTTGGGGCCCGGCCTGGGTGCCCAGCGCGAGGCCGACGTCCTGGGACAACGACGACGGTGTGCACAGCAGGGTGGAGAAGCCGTAGTAGGCGCGGCCGACCGGGTTGAGGTTGTCCTCGACGTGGTCGCCGGCCATCGGCTCGACCACCATCCACGTGCCGCCCTCGGCGAGCGCGCTGCGCACGTGCCTGGCTGCCCCGACCGGATCGCCCATGTCGTGCAGGCAGTCGAACATGGTGACCAGGCCGTAGCCGTTGCCGCCGAAGGCGTCGGCAGTCGCGACCTCGAACCTCACCCGGTCCGCGCATCCCGCGGCCGCAGCACGCTCGCGCGCCGCGGCAATGGACTCGGGGTGGTAGTCGAACCCGACGAACGTCGACTCCGGGAACGCCCGGGCCATCAGGATCGTGGACGCGCCGTGGCCGCAGCCGACGTCCGCGACCGTGGTGCCCTGCTCCAGCCGGTCGACGACACCGTCGAGAGCAGGAAGCCACTCGGTCAGGAGGTGGGCGTTGTAGCTTGGTCGGAAGAACCTCTCACAGCCGACGTGGACGTCGGTGTTGTGCTCGTGCCAGCCGTAGCCGGCGCCGTTGCGAGCGGCTTCCAGGATGTGCGAGGTGTCGCTCACCGTGCCGAGTGCGATCTGGAAGAAGCCGGGCAGGAAGGCCGGGCTGTCCTCGACCGTCAGCGCCACGACCTGCTCGGGCGGCAGCGTGTAGCGACCGGTGCTGGCGTCGTACGACACGTAGTCGCCCGCGGCCTGCGCGTTGAGCCACTCCCGTGCGTAGGGCTCGCTCGTCCCGGTGCGTTCGGCGAGTGCGGACGGCGTGCTGGGTCCGTGGGCGGCGAGGTCGCGGTAGTAGCCGAGCTTGTCGCCCATCACCACGAGGGCGGCGTTGAGTGTCGCCCCCACCTCGTCGACCGCGCGGAAGACGAACTGCATGAGCTTGTCGGTGTCGACTGCCTGGGCGGTCTCCGGAGCCGGCGTGGTGGCCGGCGCATCGATGGTGGTCATCGTGTGTCTCCCTTCGTAGACGTCTCGAAGCTAGGGACGTCGAGGGTTCCAGCGCGTCCGGTGACCCCCCTGGTGGTGGCCGCATGCAGCCCTAGACTCGGTGGGTGCTGATCGGCCGGGAGTCCGAGCAACAGGCCATCGATCGGCTCGTCTCAGGGGCGAGGATCGGCACCAGCGGCGCGCTCGCGCTCACCGGCGAGGCGGGCGTCGGCAAGACCGCCCTGCTGCGCTGGGCCGAGACGCGGCTCGAGGGCTTCCGCGTGCTGGGCGCGACCGGCACGGAGCCCGAGCGCGAGGTCCCGTTCGCCGGCCTTCTCACGGTCCTGCGTCCGGCGCTGGGTCTCCTCGACGAGATCCCCGCACCACAAGCGAGGGCGCTGTCTGCAGCGCTGGCGCTGAGTGAGGGGCCGCCGGGGGACCGGTTCGCGATCGGCGCGGCGACCCTGAGCCTGTTGTGCAGGTACGCCGAGGACGCGCCGGTCGCGGTGCTCCTCGACGACGTCCAGCTTCTCGACCCACCCACGATGGAGGCCCTGACGTTCGCCTCTCGACGGCTCTCCGCCGACCCGCTCGCCGTGCTCTTGGCGGCCCGTGAGGGCGAGTGCGACGAGATGTGGGAGGGCCTCGACCAGCTCCACGTCACTGGCCTGGGCCTCGACGCGACCCGCAGTCTCGCCAAGGAGATGGCCCCGGCGCCCCTCACCCCCGACTGGGTGGTCCGGGTCCACGAGGTGACCGGGGGCAACCCGCTCGCGGTCACCGAGCTGGCCCAGGACCCGGAGGCCCTGGTGCGCACGTCCCCCGGCCTGCCGCCTCCCGTGTCGGCCGCCCTGGGGGAGTCCTTCGCACGCCGCTTGTCCTCGCTCGGACCGGAGGCCCAGGCGGTGCTGCTGGTCGCCGTCGTGTGCAACGGTGACCTCCGGCTCACCGGGGCTGCGTGCGCGGACCTGGGCCTGGATCCGGATGCGTGGATCGCTGCCCGGGAGGTGGGGCTGGCCGACGCGGTCGGCACCGAGATCACGTTCCGGCACCCTCTCGTCCGGGCCGCGATATATCGGCAGGGCTCCCCGGTGGAGCGTCGCCGGGCGCACGCCGCCGCTGCTCGTGCCCTGCCCGACCACGAGGTCGACCGGCGTGCCTGGCACCTGTCGGAGTCGGTGTGGGAACCCGACGAGCACGTGGCGGGCCTGCTGCACGAGACCGGGGACCGGGCGGTCGCCCGATCTGCCTACGCCGTGGCCTCCGTCGCCCTCGAGCGAGCGGCACGGCTCAGCCCGGCGTTCCTGGATGAGCAGACCCGGTTGCTCGCCGCGGCGGACACCGCCTGGGCAGCGGGTCAGGGAGCTCGGGCCACGGTGCTGCTCGACGGGATGGCGGGTGCCACCATCCCCGCGGGCCTGGTGGCACAGGTCCAGGACCTGCGCGCCGCGATCGCACTCCGGAGCGGCTCGGTGCGAGAAGCCGCCGGGTTGCTCGAGCGGGCTGCGGAGAACGCCTCTCCCGACGAGCGCGCGCTCCTCCTGGCCGAGGCGGTCCACGCGACCTTCTACCTGTTCGACGGTGCGGCGCTGCGCCGCCTGACCACGTTGCTGGCGCCGGCGGTGACCGCGGCGAGGTCGTCGCGCGCTCGCGCCGTCGGGACGGTGGCCGCCGGAGTGGCGAAGGTGCTCTCGGGCGGGGGTGGGATCGACGAGCTGCGGGCCGCCATCCCCCTCCTGACCGAGAGCGAGGAGCTCGGCGAGGACCCTCGTGGCGCGGCGTGGCTGATGTACGTGCCGCTCTTCATCCGAGACGCCGACACCGGCCGGGGCCTTCGTGCCCAGGTCGACCAGGCGCGCCGGCGGGCAGGGGTGGGCGCCCTGCCGGCGCTGCTGTTCCTGCTCGCGCGGGACGAGGCGACCACCCACTCCTGGGCGAGGGCGGAAGCGAACTACAACGAGGCTGTACGCCTGGCCCGCGACACGAGCCAGACCAACGAGCTCGCGGTCTCCCTCGCGGCGCTGTCGTGGCTGGAGGCCCGCACGGGCCAGGAGGTGGAGTGCCGGGCGCACGCCACCGAGGCGCTGGCACTGTGCCGCAGCCGCGACATCCACCTGGGCGAGACCTGGACCCTCTTCGCGCTGGGCGAGCTGGAGCTGGCGCTCGCGAACCCCGCTGCCGCGGCCACCCACCTCGGCGAGCTGGACCGCCTGCTGGGCGAGCTGGAGCTCGGGGATCCCGACATCTCACCCGGTCCTGAGCTGGTGGAGGCACTGCTCCGGCTGGGTCGGGCAGCCGAGGCGGCCGAGATCGCGGCGACCCACCTCCGCGCTGCGGATCACAAGGGCCAGCCCTGGGCGCGGGCACGAGCGCGTCGCTGTGCGGGTCTCCTGGCAGCGGACGGGTTCGACGATCCGTTCCGAGAGGCGCTGGCTCTCCACGAGGAGACGCCGGACCTCTTCGAGACCGCCCGCACCGCGTTGGCGTACGGCGCCCGGTTGAGGCGCGCCGGGAGGAGGGTCGAGGCCCGCGAGCAGCTGCGTGCCGCACTGGCCGTCTTCACCGACCTCGGTGCCGAGCCCTGGGCCGACCAGGCCGCCACCGAGCTCGACCTCACCGGCGAGCGAGTCCCTCCCCGGCCGCTCGGTGGCGTCAACGCGCTGACGCCGCAGGAGCTCCAGGTGGCGCTGCTGCTCGCCGAAGGGCGGACCACTCGTGAGGCCGCGGCAGCGCTGTTCCTCAGCCCGAAGACGGTGGAGTACCACCTGCGAAAGGTCTACACGAAGCTCGGCGTGCGGTCACGGGCCGAGCTGGCTGACGCCCTCTCGGCCACGTGACCCTCACGGGGCTCGATCCCGGAGCTTCGTGCCGGATGTCAGGAGTAGTCGTAGAAGCCGGCCCCTGCGCCCTTGCCGAGACGCCCGGTCTCGATGTAGTCGCGCTTGATCAGGTCGGCGAAGGCGCGGAGCTCGGAGTCGTCGCTGTCCTCGAGGAGGTTGTACGGCGTCATCATGCCGATGATGTCGAGGAACTGGAACGGGCCGAGCGGCGCTCCGGTGGAGATCCGCCACGTCCGGTCCACCGTCTCGGGGTCAGCGACGCCGCGAACGAGGAGGCGACCTGCAGCCCAGAGGAACGGGACGAGAAGGCTGTTGAGGACGTATCCCGGCTGTTCCCTCAGGACCCGGATCGGGACCATCCCGATCTCCTCGGCGAAGCCTGCGACCGCTTCGTAGGCGTCCGGGTCGGTGTCGGGGTGCCCCATGACCTCGCCGATGTTGAGACGCCAGATCTCGTTGGCGAAGTGGAGGGCGAGGAAGCGGCTGGGCCGGCCGGTGGACTGTGCGATGTCGCTCGGGAGGAAGGTGGAGGAGTTGGTCGCGAAGATGGTCTCCTCGAGTGCCAGCCGGCCGACCTCGGCCCAGGTCTGCTGCTTGACCTCGAGCACCTCGGGGACCGCTTCGATGATCAGGTCGGCATCGACGACGGCATCTGCCAGGTCCGACGTGGTGCGGATCCGGCCCAGTGCCTCGGCCATGCGCTCAGGGGTGGCGTCCGTCAGGTCCTGCACGTAGAGAGGAGCCAGGTAGTCCCACCGGGCGGACAGGGATGCCAGGGCCGTCTCGCTGATGTCGTAGATGGTGACGTCCTTGCCGTGGAACGCGGCCTGGAGTGCGATCTGCGAGCCGAGGACGCCGCTCCCGAGGACCGTCAGGTTCTGCAGGGCCCCTCCTCGCTCGGGCGCCTCTGCGGATGCAGTGGACTGGCTGGTGTGGTCGGTCATGGTGTTCTCCTGTGGGTCGTGGTGGGTGGGGGGCCGCTACCAGTTGGCGGGCGGGTCGCTGGCCGGGAACGAGTCATGTCCCCAGACCTCGACGATGTCCCGGACCGGCTTGGCCAGAAGGACCTGGCTCCGTGACGGGGACTGGCGGGTCGCCTCTGCTCGAGGTCGCACCTCGACCGGTCCGGTGCGGCTGTCGGAGCTCGCCGACTGGCAGGAGGTGGACCGATCCACCATGACCACCCAGGTGCAACGCCTGGAGGCCCTTGGCCTGGTCGACCGCACCTCTGATCCGCGAGACGGTCGCGCGGTCCTGGTCGCCTCCACGGCCGCCGGTGCCACACGCCACCGACGCACCAAGCAGACCGCCCGAGACCTCTACAGCCAGCTCATCGCCGACTGGCCCGAGGACGACCTGGAGGCCGCAGCCAAGATCGCCCGCCGCCTCAGCGAGACACTGGAGCAGCGCAAGCCCCCCGCTCGCTCAGCGGCAGGGCCGCCGAAGGCGATCGCCAGGGACTCGCCCGGTCAGACGTAGCGCCGTGTGCGTGCCGACACGCGGCCCGGCCCGGCGATGACCAGTGCCGCGAGCTCGTGCTCCAGCACGGCTCCGACGCGGCGGCAGAACTCCTCGGGCTCGTCGGCGGCGTCGGGCTTCTCGGCGACGATGCGATCGACGATGCCGCGCTTGTAGAGGTCGATCGCCCGCACCTTCTGGGCCCGCGCCATCTCCGGTGCGTGGTCGAGGTCGCGGTGCACGATCGCCGAGGCGCCCTCGGGCGGCAGCGGCGAGAGCCAGGCGTGCTGGGCAGCGACCACGCGGTCGGCCGGCAGGAACGCCAGCGCGCCGCCGCCGTTGCCCTCGCCGAGCATCAGGCACAGGGTCGGCGCCTCGAGGGTCACCAGGTCGGCGAGCGAGCGAGCGATCTCGCCCGCCAGCCCGCCGTTCTCGGCATCGGCCGACAGCGCCGCGCCCTGGGTGTCGATGACGGTCACGAGCGGCAGCCCGAGCTCGGAGGCGAGCCTCATCCCGCGGCGCGCCTCGCGCAGGGCCTCCGGGCCCATCGGGTGGTCTGTCGTCTGGCCGCGCCGGTCCTGCCCGAGGAACACGCAGGGCGCGTTGCCGAAGCGGGCCAAGGCGATGAGGAGCCCGGGATCTGCCTCGCCCTGCCCCGTCCCGTTGAGGGGTACGACGTCGCTGGCGGCGTAGCGGAGGAGGCGTCGTACGCCGGGACGGTCGGGGCGCCGCGACCTCGTGACGCAGTCCCAGGTGTCGACGTCGGGCACGGACTCCTGGCCGGGGTCCGCGACCGGCGCGACGCCGTCGCGGGGAGCCATCAGGATGGTGAGCGCCCGCTCGAGGATCCCGGCGATCTCCTCGGGTGGCACGACCGCGTCGATGATGCCGTGGCTGTAGAGGTTCTCGGCGGTCTGGACGTCGGCGGGGAAGTCG
Protein-coding regions in this window:
- a CDS encoding alpha/beta hydrolase, whose protein sequence is MGAEHHEGDRAGVARHRPRPPDHSGVVQRDGVEIAFDVHDAAGPTVLLLPTWSIIDSRVWKLQLPYLARHFRVVTFDGRGSGRSGRPIGAEHYTDEEYAADAVAVLDASGTDRAVLVGFSCSVAWSVHVAAGHPDRVSGLVAISPSCGLAVARPTRERSAFAARPGSTRGWAKYNEHYWLEGGKDDFVRFFAGQMFHEPHSTKQVEDFVSWAGSISATTLADTTAGRLGLRGAASTPLEPLCKEVSCPVLVVHGTEDKVRPPAVGEQLAALTGGDLMLLDGVGHGPPLREPVQVNHLIKEFTDMVDPRPTTRRWVRAQRRPRRALYLSSPIGLGHARRDLAIAQELRALHPDLQVDWLAQDPVTRVLAAAGETVHPASRWLANESAHIEDECAEHDLHAFQAIRRMDEILVNNFMVFEEAAEEGLYDLVIADEAWDVDYFLHENPELKRFAFAWMTDFVGWLPMPSGGDAERALTADHNAEMIEQRARYGRVRDRSIFVGNPDDVVEESFGPGLPGIREWTEANFEFSGYVSGFTPPDQEESARLRASLGYGEEDLVCLVTVGGSGVGETLLRRVLDAVPLARRLVPELRFLVVCGPRIDPGSLPRRRGAKVRGYVPDLYRHLAACDLAVVQGGLTTCMELTAARRPFLYVPLQNHFEQSFHVRHRLENYAAGRCLLYDEARDPAVLAEAIAKTAREQVHYRQVETGGAARAASMLAALV
- a CDS encoding class I SAM-dependent methyltransferase, giving the protein MTTIDAPATTPAPETAQAVDTDKLMQFVFRAVDEVGATLNAALVVMGDKLGYYRDLAAHGPSTPSALAERTGTSEPYAREWLNAQAAGDYVSYDASTGRYTLPPEQVVALTVEDSPAFLPGFFQIALGTVSDTSHILEAARNGAGYGWHEHNTDVHVGCERFFRPSYNAHLLTEWLPALDGVVDRLEQGTTVADVGCGHGASTILMARAFPESTFVGFDYHPESIAAARERAAAAGCADRVRFEVATADAFGGNGYGLVTMFDCLHDMGDPVGAARHVRSALAEGGTWMVVEPMAGDHVEDNLNPVGRAYYGFSTLLCTPSSLSQDVGLALGTQAGPQRIRDVTTAGGFTRFDRVAETPFNQVFEIRP
- a CDS encoding AAA family ATPase, whose product is MLIGRESEQQAIDRLVSGARIGTSGALALTGEAGVGKTALLRWAETRLEGFRVLGATGTEPEREVPFAGLLTVLRPALGLLDEIPAPQARALSAALALSEGPPGDRFAIGAATLSLLCRYAEDAPVAVLLDDVQLLDPPTMEALTFASRRLSADPLAVLLAAREGECDEMWEGLDQLHVTGLGLDATRSLAKEMAPAPLTPDWVVRVHEVTGGNPLAVTELAQDPEALVRTSPGLPPPVSAALGESFARRLSSLGPEAQAVLLVAVVCNGDLRLTGAACADLGLDPDAWIAAREVGLADAVGTEITFRHPLVRAAIYRQGSPVERRRAHAAAARALPDHEVDRRAWHLSESVWEPDEHVAGLLHETGDRAVARSAYAVASVALERAARLSPAFLDEQTRLLAAADTAWAAGQGARATVLLDGMAGATIPAGLVAQVQDLRAAIALRSGSVREAAGLLERAAENASPDERALLLAEAVHATFYLFDGAALRRLTTLLAPAVTAARSSRARAVGTVAAGVAKVLSGGGGIDELRAAIPLLTESEELGEDPRGAAWLMYVPLFIRDADTGRGLRAQVDQARRRAGVGALPALLFLLARDEATTHSWARAEANYNEAVRLARDTSQTNELAVSLAALSWLEARTGQEVECRAHATEALALCRSRDIHLGETWTLFALGELELALANPAAAATHLGELDRLLGELELGDPDISPGPELVEALLRLGRAAEAAEIAATHLRAADHKGQPWARARARRCAGLLAADGFDDPFREALALHEETPDLFETARTALAYGARLRRAGRRVEAREQLRAALAVFTDLGAEPWADQAATELDLTGERVPPRPLGGVNALTPQELQVALLLAEGRTTREAAAALFLSPKTVEYHLRKVYTKLGVRSRAELADALSAT
- a CDS encoding 3-hydroxyacyl-CoA dehydrogenase, which encodes MTDHTSQSTASAEAPERGGALQNLTVLGSGVLGSQIALQAAFHGKDVTIYDISETALASLSARWDYLAPLYVQDLTDATPERMAEALGRIRTTSDLADAVVDADLIIEAVPEVLEVKQQTWAEVGRLALEETIFATNSSTFLPSDIAQSTGRPSRFLALHFANEIWRLNIGEVMGHPDTDPDAYEAVAGFAEEIGMVPIRVLREQPGYVLNSLLVPFLWAAGRLLVRGVADPETVDRTWRISTGAPLGPFQFLDIIGMMTPYNLLEDSDDSELRAFADLIKRDYIETGRLGKGAGAGFYDYS
- a CDS encoding MarR family winged helix-turn-helix transcriptional regulator, coding for MSRTGLARRTWLRDGDWRVASARGRTSTGPVRLSELADWQEVDRSTMTTQVQRLEALGLVDRTSDPRDGRAVLVASTAAGATRHRRTKQTARDLYSQLIADWPEDDLEAAAKIARRLSETLEQRKPPARSAAGPPKAIARDSPGQT
- a CDS encoding carboxyl transferase domain-containing protein — translated: MTRLSARDLIALVLDEGSWESWDSPPDRSNHPDEYAAELAAAAAKSGVDESVLTGSARLRGRRIGVLVGEFGFLAGSIGRAAADRVVAGIERATREGLPLVAAPVSGGTRMQEGTPAFVQMVRISAAIAAHRKAGLPYLVYLRNPTTGGVMASWGSLGHVTVAEPGALVGFLGPRVYSALYGRDFPADVQTAENLYSHGIIDAVVPPEEIAGILERALTILMAPRDGVAPVADPGQESVPDVDTWDCVTRSRRPDRPGVRRLLRYAASDVVPLNGTGQGEADPGLLIALARFGNAPCVFLGQDRRGQTTDHPMGPEALREARRGMRLASELGLPLVTVIDTQGAALSADAENGGLAGEIARSLADLVTLEAPTLCLMLGEGNGGGALAFLPADRVVAAQHAWLSPLPPEGASAIVHRDLDHAPEMARAQKVRAIDLYKRGIVDRIVAEKPDAADEPEEFCRRVGAVLEHELAALVIAGPGRVSARTRRYV